ttcatatatacaatatatactcTCACCATTCCCTTCCCGTCAGTTTTTCTGTACAGTTCTGTTTCTAGTGTTATGTGCCATTTATTTTCATACACAGTACTACAGGGAAGAGTCAGACCAAGTCTCACTCCACCACTCCCATTACGCCACAGGGAACCTCCCAGTCCAAAGAGGGCGCTCCCAGTATACACTTCTGGTGTGTTTGGTTTTCTCTCTGCCCCTCAACTCATTAACAATCAAAGGCGTTACTTCTCATCAGGtatcctgacctttgacctcatgtCCTACAGCCTTCCTCCATTTGGAGGTCACTGCGCTCTCCACCCCATCATGTGTGTTTAGTCCCCTGGAGCTCAGAGCTCAGGGTGGTGTCTGCTGCTACAGTCGGCATGGAAACCTCTGTGTTTTTACTACGTCACATGAGCATGGGAGACTGGTCAGTCCGACCGTGTCCACCGTTTTCCTCTTTCTCCACTCTGACCATAACTGGTCTcccatcacctctctctccacatgaCCCGTTACCGGTCGTCTTCATCCAGCCAGCCGTCTGGGTTCTGCGGTTCTGTGTgttgtcctcctcccccccccccccctcccccgtgtgTGTCAGCCCCCAACTGATGATGGATGTCGGTGTGACTGTAAATAGACTAAAGCCATACACAGGTGTTCTCCAAGAAATCCACCAGAGAGATCCTACTTGGTTTTTAAGTGTAGTGAGATATATTTTAAGCGTTGATCATGTTTCCGGTTTCTTCTTTGTGATTACGGTCATGTCTTTCTCCACTCCACGTTGTCAGAGATCCAAACCGCGGTGGTTCACGAACAAGGATTTGCCTTTATATTGACGGTTCTTTTAAAGTGTGGTCCTGGGTTTCAGTGACATCAACAGTACATTGTTCGTACACCATATTGTGCAtaatgatttttctttttttaattataaccCACTGTATAATAGCAAGGATTGTATATAGAACTGAAGAGATGTAAATATTTATGTGGCTTGCTTCAAGGTTGGTATttacagaaaacaaaaaaaaaactattcacACTGTTAAATTCTACATGCCCACCAGCAAGCTTTGTGGATAGCAgtgtaaaatgaaaaacaaaaaagacactgccttaatgtttaaataaaaagcTTATTGCCATTGAACAATGCTCCAGTCTGTTTTGTGCATTTTGTTTTAATTCAACGCCACAATGTAGCAAAGGGTAATGGCCACATGAGGGCAGTAAACCCTCCTTCGCAAAGGGACATGGCTTGATCTGTTGATTGTTTGGGTCCTCAACACCATGTAAAAGCAGGAATTGCATTTTCCTATATGTTTAGATGTTAGTATTATATAAAATTACATACCATTGCTGTCAGCCATGCACTCGGCTATTAATTGAAATTGGTTGAAGAAGGGCATGTGTGGATGTCATTGTTAGTCCTTTTCTTGCTGGCAGCTTTTTCTAAACCGAAACGCAGTCACCAAGCCACGACCCTCCAGTGATATctactgctctgtgtgtgtgtgaatccgaAATCAAGTGCAACCTTCAGAAGGGAACTCCTTCCTTACCTTTGTTTATTGTTGAATTGTTAAGGGGCAGAAATCTGCCCCTTAATAGACAGACTcagttgtgttgttttatttggATCCCTCGGTTCAAATAAAACACGGTGAAGAGTAAACTGACCTTTGAGGTTATGGGTTTATTATTAAACGtggatatacatattttttaaattattttaatttgttcAGAACTGGAACGATAATTAGACAAGTTGAAAtgtacaaaaatataaagaaaacgaGCAAGTGCCTTGATGCCACATATACAACAGGAAATAtcttcagtaaaaaaaaaacacgaaacatgggtgAAGAAGACGCTAAACAATTGTACACAATTCCATAAGGATGTTTTCAAATTTGACACCCTCATTTGTTTTAACTTTTAAGAGCTTCTTCTGCCCCTGAATTCCAACAGACCAACGACACATATCACAACCCTCAAACATCAGGAGAAGTTCTCCAGTTCAGCCCCCATAAGACCCCTCTGAATCTCCTTTCaggctgactctctctctcccgctctgctaTTTAACGTACTGTTCCCTTTTATATCTCCTGCTTCCGTCTGACTGTACTAATCATGCCCCATCGCCATAGTTACCCCTTGCCCTTCTCTGAATGCTTTGAAGAAAAGGCATTATTTAAAGTCTTTCAAAACCATGACGATATCTGAAACACACATTATTAAGGAAAGTTAGCCTACGTTTGCCTAAAAAAGACTATCAACAGAAATAATTGAGGTAACATCTGAATTCTTCAAAATCAATATTTTGCAAGATCAATTTGTGTGCatatataatgataatatatatatatgaaatatataatatatatattaaatacatatatattaattatatattatattatataacatattataatatatatattatgtaatgtatatataatatgattCATAGTTACACTGACTACCAAACCGCACTCAGAAAAGGTTCAAGCAACCTGCCCCTCTTCCTACTTACTAACTTAACTGAAAGACCAAGCAGATGGCGGACAACAAAATAGTATGGTCTTGCATTGtcatgtaaaagaaaacaaatatatattatttttgtacGATTATTTTTCTGGCATTTCATGTTGACTGTTGACCGACCTAAAAAACAAACTTAAGAAAGTTAAAGTCTTGGCAATGTAGCAATAAATATAAAGGCAGTAAAACCCTATTTCACTGTGCTGTGTTTGGGGTACGTCGAGACTAGGAGCTATGAAACAAAATATCCTCCCGCGGTAGCTGAAGACTCTCTGTTTGAGTTTACTAGGATGCTTTGCAAAAGATCTGTTTAACATCCAATAACTAGAAACAAGCTAGAGAAATGacattatttttctttcaataATTGTTATTGTTGAAAAATGAGACCAGAGAACAACGGGGAGTGATGAATATTGACCTTATTCCTGTGTGATACAACTTtggtccattaaaaaaaaaaaaaaaatctttactTTCAACTTTTCCCTCTTCCGTCCCCTGCTGGGCCGGAGAGAGGGCTGACGTAAAATtatgaaacaataaaaaacaaaccaaagaaCAAGTGCAATACGGCCATTTTGGAAAGCTCTGTGTTGGATCTGACTGGCGCTCTGTGCAGCTCAAATGTCCGGTGGTGTCCGTCTTCAAAGTCTGTTCCTGGGCCCGACGGAGCAACAAAACTTTAGAGACGTAGCACTGGAAGGGGGGGAGCGGCACACCTCCAGACCAACTAACCAACCGGTcggatttaaaaaatgttttaaataaGACAAATAACCGTTGAAACGCAGCACTCGGACCGCGAAAGACTCCAGTTTGTTTCCTCGTTAAAGATCTAAAATACAACTCGGGTGGGGGGGGATAATAAAAAGAGAAAGGATTCCTTGGATGTCCTACGTGAAGATGCATCACCAACCGTATCTTTGACCTCTTTCAGCCTGGTCCTCATAGCCCAGAGAGAGGCTCTCTGAGTCTAGAGGTcctccatagagagagaggctctcTGAGTCTACAGGTcctccatagagagagaggctctcTGAGTCTACAGGTCctccatagagagagagctctcTGAGTCTAGAGGTcctccatagagagagaggctctcTGAGTCTAGAGGTcctccatagagagagagactctctgAGTCTAGAGGTcctccatagagagagaggctctcTGAGTCTAGAGGTcctccatagagagagaggctctcTGAGTCTAGAGGTcctccatagagagagaggctctcTGAGTCTAGAGGTcctccatagagagagaggctctcTGAGTCTAGAGGTcctccatagagagagaggctctcTGAGTCTAGAGGTCCTCCATAGAGAGAGGCTCCCTGTGTCTAGAGGTCCTCCATAGAGTGAGAGGCTCCCTGTGTCTAGAGGTCCTCCATGGCCCAGAGAGAGGCTCTGTGTCTAGAGGTCCATGATGCTCCTCCGTCACCcacccgttctctctctctactttcacagctccccccccccccccctggtctcaCTGCCTCTacagctcctcccccccccccccccccccccccccccgttcctctCTGCCTCTAAAGGTCCTCCGTGTAGATGATGCAGGGGCTCGTGTCCTCGCCGGCCTCCAGCTGGACGGTGGAGACGAACCAGCGGCGTGAGCCGGCGGCGTTGTAGTTCAGCGTGGTGCGGTAGATGCTCTTGGCGTGCTTGGGGTACACGATGGTGGTGGAGCTGTAGTGCAGGGGCTTGGTGCGCGGCTCCAGGTACACCTGGGACTTGTAGTTCCTCCACGTGCAGTTCTGCACGGCCACCACGGTCTCGCTGTAGCTGGTGGGCGTCGGCACGGCGGCGCAGTACACCTGGTCGCGGTAGTGCCGGTCCGAGTCGTACTTCACCTCCGAGTTGCACCTGTGTGGCGGGAAAGGAGAATGAGGCTACTTCATCGTACAGGTGGCATTGGAAAGGGTGAAAAGCAAGGATAACGCTAGGCAGGGAGGGGAGATCTTTTAGAAGGAGAGTGTAGGACACAGACTGTAGCATTACCATAACTAGTCAATAGGGGGCAGCATTAGCAGGCTACGTTTACAGAAGTTAACCAGGGAAGCTGATGGAGTCAAAAACGATTTTGTCTCCTGCACGTGTCTTCAAGACTTTTATATTTGTTGCTCTTGTTGGCTTACTTGATCTCCTGCTCGGGTTTGGGGTTGACCTCGATGCTTTCACCGAAGAACACGGGGTACATGCGGGTCCTGGAGTCGGGCCCGGGGTTGTTGAGCAGCAGGTAGGGCAGCTGTGGGGGCAgaacacacactttaacacctGAGCAGCAGACACCTGTACAGCACCAAAGGAAGGTTTACACTAGGCCTGCAACCAGAGCCCATTCACTGTCGAGGGACAGAAAATTTAGGGGATCTATATGTGGATTTGATTGATCATTCAATCGTCATTTAACCAAAGTACAATGTTTTGAAATGTAGACTTTTGAACAGTTTTACTTTGCTGGATTTCGGATAAAGCAAGCACATTTAATACATCAAATGAGACTTGAGGGCATTTGCTAATATGTGAACCCAACGATGAATCGGTCAATCTGAGAAGTAATCGTATGTTTTTTGTCGACTATGAACATAATGGTTCATATAAACTGCCACCCTAGCGTCCCCATACATCTTGAatgctttgcaaaaaaaaaaggtgtttcTCTTCAAGTACAAACGCTGCAGCCACAGCCACAAACACCCACCCGCTCATCCACCCACTTGTCTCCACCAACGTGTCTACACCCGTGGACAAAGAGCCCATTCTGGTCCTGCCACACGGGGCTGGGTCAATAGTCTGGCTGTGCGTCAGCAACACCAGGACGAGACATGAAACGCAGAACAACACACTTCCATCTTAATTCTCATAATACCCCGATGTGGGCAGGACCCGATGAGGTGTTGGTGGTAAATCTTTCTGGTATTTACAGCACTGCTAGTGGACgtaaaacaaatgtgtgtgtgtgagtacatgtgcgtgtgtacatgtgtgttcacGCCGAAAAACAGACGACAATGCAGGCTATTTGTGaactatatttaaaatataatagaaacacatatatatatatatatatatatatatatatacacacacatatatatatacacacacacacatatatatatatatatacatattatatatatatatatacatacatattatatatatatatacatatatatgtgtaatatatatatatatatatatatatatatacatatatatatgtgtatatatatatatacacacacacacacacacacatatatatatatatatatatatatatataatatacatacattatatatatatatatatatatatatatatatatatatatatatatatatatatatatatatatacatacatatatatatatacatacatatacatatatatccataaatatatatacacacatatatatatatatatatatatatatatatatatatatatatatatatatatatatatatatatatatatatacacacacgaatATACTTAGTTCCATAGCTTTGGAAACTGGCAGTGCAGTGCCTCACCTGCTGAAACCATTGAAAAGTTTCTGCTCCCTCACAATAAATCACTCCCACAAAACGCACGCACGGACTCACacggatacatacacacacaaacactacgaataacacacatacacacacactacgaataacaaacacacacacacccacaatacGAATAACAAACAGATTCAgacaaaaaaaactgttttgttcTAAC
Above is a genomic segment from Gadus morhua chromosome 6, gadMor3.0, whole genome shotgun sequence containing:
- the rflna gene encoding refilin-A isoform X1, which produces MNLDSRLGAATLFLTAFDWTVRFRKGYKHEMVGHLHLQAMDDSLKGKNREGLLDSPDSGLPPSPSPPFCSLSPALVPGCCSAPDRSHQDQDLYSQDPYTQEHKEGKLLPYLLLNNPGPDSRTRMYPVFFGESIEVNPKPEQEIKCNSEVKYDSDRHYRDQVYCAAVPTPTSYSETVVAVQNCTWRNYKSQVYLEPRTKPLHYSSTTIVYPKHAKSIYRTTLNYNAAGSRRWFVSTVQLEAGEDTSPCIIYTEDL
- the rflna gene encoding refilin-A isoform X2; the protein is MVGHLHLQAMDDSLKGKNREGLLDSPDSGLPPSPSPPFCSLSPALVPGCCSAPDRSHQDQDLYSQDPYTQEHKEGKLLPYLLLNNPGPDSRTRMYPVFFGESIEVNPKPEQEIKCNSEVKYDSDRHYRDQVYCAAVPTPTSYSETVVAVQNCTWRNYKSQVYLEPRTKPLHYSSTTIVYPKHAKSIYRTTLNYNAAGSRRWFVSTVQLEAGEDTSPCIIYTEDL